One window of the Sulfitobacter alexandrii genome contains the following:
- the gndA gene encoding NADP-dependent phosphogluconate dehydrogenase: MVVTADIGVFGLGTMGSALALNLAEKGFTVAVSNREAEWIAPFLAEAGPLLDHLVGLADLEEFVAALSKPRSVLFMIPSGAPMDEMIARIAPLLEPGDTIIDGGNADFHDTRRRSAALDAQGLHFVGMGVSGGEEGARHGPSMMVGGTDHSWRQLRPMLEAIAATFEGTPCVAHLGPDGAGHFVKTVHNGIEYADMQMIAEVYGLMRDGGGQQAPAIGALFQSWRDGPLKSYLVDVTAAVLSATDEPTGRPMVDMIRDQAGQKGTGRWTLIEALRMGQSASTIEAAVGARGWSLEKDAREAAEPLLPAGTQNASMPSDADLEQALLAGRILSHAQGFRILSAASAEFGWELDLARVSDIWRAGCIIRSALLDDFASAFRGALPHGHLILAPAMRARLAETIPALRRVLAAGVSMGIALPALSAAMAWYDTIRRGRGTADLIQAQRDFFGHHGFERTDTTGRHHGTWGAPV; encoded by the coding sequence ATGGTCGTCACTGCAGATATAGGTGTGTTCGGCCTCGGGACAATGGGATCGGCGCTCGCCCTGAACCTGGCTGAAAAAGGCTTCACCGTCGCGGTGTCGAACCGGGAGGCCGAGTGGATCGCGCCTTTTCTGGCGGAGGCGGGCCCGCTGCTGGATCATCTGGTGGGCCTTGCGGACCTCGAAGAGTTCGTCGCGGCGCTCTCGAAGCCGCGGTCGGTCCTGTTCATGATCCCGTCCGGCGCGCCGATGGACGAGATGATCGCGCGGATCGCGCCCTTGCTGGAACCGGGCGACACGATCATCGACGGCGGCAACGCGGACTTCCACGATACCCGCCGCCGGTCGGCGGCACTGGATGCGCAGGGCCTGCATTTCGTCGGCATGGGTGTTTCCGGAGGCGAAGAAGGCGCGCGCCACGGCCCCTCGATGATGGTGGGGGGCACGGATCATTCGTGGCGGCAGCTTCGGCCGATGCTCGAGGCGATCGCGGCGACCTTCGAGGGGACGCCCTGCGTGGCGCATCTGGGCCCGGACGGTGCGGGCCATTTCGTCAAGACCGTGCACAACGGGATCGAATACGCCGACATGCAGATGATCGCAGAGGTCTACGGGCTGATGCGCGACGGGGGCGGCCAGCAGGCGCCGGCCATCGGGGCCCTTTTCCAAAGCTGGCGGGACGGGCCGCTGAAATCATACCTCGTGGACGTGACCGCGGCAGTCCTGTCCGCCACCGATGAGCCGACCGGCCGGCCGATGGTCGACATGATCCGGGACCAGGCGGGTCAGAAGGGCACCGGACGCTGGACCCTGATCGAAGCGCTGCGGATGGGCCAGTCGGCCAGCACGATCGAGGCAGCCGTCGGTGCGCGGGGCTGGTCCTTGGAGAAGGACGCGCGGGAGGCGGCCGAGCCGCTGCTGCCCGCCGGGACGCAGAACGCGTCGATGCCCTCCGACGCGGACCTTGAACAGGCGCTGCTGGCGGGGCGCATCCTGTCGCACGCGCAGGGGTTCCGCATCCTGTCCGCCGCGTCAGCGGAATTCGGCTGGGAACTCGACCTGGCCCGCGTATCCGACATCTGGCGCGCCGGCTGCATCATCCGCTCGGCCTTGCTGGATGACTTTGCGTCGGCGTTCAGGGGCGCGCTGCCCCACGGGCATCTGATCCTGGCCCCGGCGATGCGCGCACGGCTGGCCGAGACGATCCCGGCCTTGCGCAGGGTGCTGGCAGCCGGCGTGTCGATGGGCATCGCCTTGCCCGCGCTTTCCGCCGCGATGGCGTGGTACGACACGATCCGCCGCGGGCGCGGCACCGCCGACCTGATCCAGGCGCAGCGCGATTTCTTCGGCCACCATGGGTTCGAGCGGACGGATACGACCGGTCGGCATCACGGCACCTGGGGGGCGCCGGTCTGA
- the truA gene encoding tRNA pseudouridine(38-40) synthase TruA, whose translation MPRYALKIEYHGAPFVGWQRQTNLASVQGAIEAALARLEPRDHTIVAAGRTDAGVHALAQVAHCDMETAWDAFRLSEALNYHLKPLPIAITDCRAVSDDFHARFSARERRYLFRILSRRAPATHCAGLVWQIKHQLDLEAMRQAAGLLLGKHDFTTFRSTVCQADSPVKTLDRLDIERVETPGGPEYHFDVRARSFLHNQVRSFVGSLERVGTGSWSPEDMQRALDARDRAACGPVCPPQGLYLAHVGYPDDPFA comes from the coding sequence ATGCCACGCTATGCCCTGAAAATCGAATACCACGGCGCGCCTTTCGTCGGCTGGCAAAGGCAGACGAACCTCGCGTCGGTACAGGGCGCGATCGAAGCGGCGCTGGCCCGGCTGGAACCACGCGACCACACCATCGTCGCGGCGGGGCGCACCGACGCGGGCGTGCATGCGCTCGCACAGGTCGCGCATTGCGACATGGAAACCGCATGGGATGCCTTCCGGCTGTCGGAGGCGCTGAATTACCACCTTAAGCCGCTGCCTATCGCGATCACCGACTGCCGCGCCGTGTCAGATGATTTTCACGCCCGGTTCTCGGCCCGCGAGCGGCGCTACCTGTTCCGCATCCTGTCGCGGCGGGCGCCGGCGACGCACTGCGCGGGACTGGTCTGGCAGATCAAGCACCAGCTCGACCTCGAGGCCATGCGGCAGGCGGCAGGCCTCCTGCTGGGCAAGCACGACTTCACCACTTTCCGGTCGACTGTCTGCCAGGCCGACAGCCCGGTCAAGACGCTGGACAGGCTGGATATTGAGCGGGTCGAGACCCCGGGCGGGCCGGAGTACCATTTCGACGTGCGGGCCCGGTCGTTCCTGCATAACCAGGTCCGCAGCTTCGTCGGCTCGCTGGAGCGTGTCGGCACCGGCTCCTGGTCGCCCGAAGACATGCAGCGGGCGCTCGACGCCCGCGATCGGGCCGCCTGTGGTCCGGTCTGCCCGCCGCAGGGGCTTTATCTGGCCCATGTCGGTTATCCGGACGATCCCTTCGCCTGA
- a CDS encoding YcjX family protein: MVIGRIADGIWRQVENVQDAVSETFMEPVIRLGVTGLARSGKTVFITSLVANLLDRGRMPNLVAAREGRIEAAFLQPQPDDTVPRFDYENHLAALTGPTPHWPDSTRAISELRLSLRVRPNGLLAGLQGPRTVHLDIVDYPGEWLLDLGLMDRGYEDWSRETLARIAARPAAAGFMARVQELDPEARHDEPLAQELARLFADYLVQARAAGFSDCTPGRFLLPGDLAGSPALTFAPIPTQGASARGSLHREMARRFEAYKAHVVRPFFRDHFARIDRQIVLVDALGAIHQGPQAVEDLRTAMGETLGAFRPGRNRFLTNLLGGRRVERILFAATKADHLHHSQHPKLTAIMEALTREARDRAQYAGAGTSAMAIASLRATTEDTMTHKGEDLGVVRGTLLDTGRQAAFYPGDLPSDPNHLLVPARSGADRWLDQDYQIMRFAPAALELRPGDGPPHIRLDRAAEFLIGDRL, translated from the coding sequence TTGGTCATCGGGCGTATCGCGGACGGTATCTGGCGTCAGGTCGAAAACGTACAGGACGCGGTTTCCGAGACCTTCATGGAGCCCGTGATCCGGCTTGGCGTGACGGGCCTCGCGCGGTCGGGCAAGACCGTCTTCATCACGTCGCTGGTGGCCAACCTGCTCGACCGGGGCCGGATGCCGAATCTCGTCGCGGCACGGGAAGGGCGGATCGAGGCGGCGTTTCTCCAGCCGCAGCCGGACGACACGGTCCCGCGTTTCGATTACGAGAACCATCTCGCCGCGCTGACCGGCCCGACCCCCCACTGGCCGGACAGCACCCGCGCGATTTCGGAATTGCGGCTGTCGCTCAGGGTGCGGCCGAACGGGTTGCTTGCCGGGTTGCAGGGGCCGCGCACCGTGCATCTGGATATCGTGGACTACCCCGGCGAATGGCTGCTCGACCTTGGCCTGATGGATCGCGGCTACGAGGACTGGTCGCGCGAGACGCTTGCACGGATCGCGGCGCGACCGGCCGCGGCGGGCTTCATGGCGCGGGTTCAGGAACTGGACCCCGAGGCCCGGCACGATGAACCGCTGGCGCAGGAACTGGCACGCCTTTTTGCCGACTACCTGGTTCAGGCGCGTGCCGCGGGCTTTTCCGACTGCACGCCGGGCCGGTTCCTGCTGCCGGGCGATCTTGCCGGCAGCCCGGCGCTGACCTTTGCCCCGATCCCGACGCAGGGCGCATCGGCGCGCGGGTCGCTTCACCGGGAAATGGCGCGCCGCTTCGAAGCCTACAAGGCACATGTCGTCCGGCCCTTCTTCCGAGATCACTTCGCGCGGATCGACCGGCAGATCGTGCTGGTGGACGCGCTGGGCGCCATCCACCAGGGCCCGCAGGCGGTGGAAGACCTTCGGACGGCGATGGGCGAGACGCTGGGCGCCTTCCGGCCGGGGCGGAACCGCTTCCTGACCAACCTGCTTGGCGGCAGGCGGGTGGAGCGGATCCTGTTCGCGGCGACCAAGGCCGATCACCTGCATCACAGCCAGCACCCCAAGCTGACGGCGATCATGGAGGCACTGACTCGCGAGGCCCGCGACCGGGCGCAGTACGCCGGCGCGGGAACATCGGCCATGGCGATCGCGTCGCTGCGGGCCACGACGGAGGATACGATGACGCACAAGGGCGAGGATCTGGGCGTGGTGCGGGGCACCCTGCTGGACACGGGCCGGCAGGCGGCCTTTTACCCCGGTGACCTTCCGTCGGATCCGAACCACCTGCTCGTTCCGGCACGCAGCGGGGCGGACCGATGGCTCGATCAGGACTACCAGATCATGCGTTTCGCCCCCGCCGCGCTGGAACTGCGGCCGGGGGACGGCCCTCCGCACATCCGGCTCGACCGGGCGGCGGAATTCCTGATCGGAGACCGGCTGTGA
- a CDS encoding GNAT family N-acetyltransferase, protein MTRLRAAGPADAGAVGMILSEFVDTTPWIPRVHSRAQDLAHAGDMIEMGWVTLAEDGRDVIGFAARDAGDLHALYVARHARGRGVGSDLLQQAKAAVSRLTLWTFQANTAAQRFYRRHGFTEVLRTDGATNDEGLPDIRFEWRQEVA, encoded by the coding sequence GTGACCCGGTTGCGGGCGGCCGGACCCGCGGATGCGGGCGCGGTGGGGATGATCCTGTCGGAGTTCGTGGATACCACGCCATGGATTCCGCGCGTGCACAGCCGCGCACAGGATCTGGCCCATGCGGGAGACATGATCGAGATGGGATGGGTGACGCTGGCCGAGGACGGTCGCGACGTGATCGGTTTCGCGGCGCGCGACGCGGGCGACCTGCACGCGCTATACGTCGCACGGCATGCCCGGGGCCGTGGCGTGGGCAGCGACCTGCTGCAGCAGGCAAAGGCGGCGGTGTCCCGGCTCACGCTCTGGACCTTTCAGGCGAACACCGCGGCGCAGCGCTTCTACCGCCGCCACGGCTTTACCGAGGTGCTGCGCACCGACGGGGCGACGAACGACGAAGGGTTGCCCGACATTCGTTTCGAATGGCGACAGGAGGTGGCGTGA
- a CDS encoding YcjF family protein, translated as MARGPVLFDLEETAAPRPQVAAAPPVPDLSDAAPKGQAMQVAAQLAARRPSRLVRLFWWLATALIGALVSIAAWSFIAGLMAQYPLLGWAMTVLVAAFLLVLGLLCLRELAAFSRLARLDGLHHDAAQALAQDDLAAARGVTDRLVALYKGREDTRWGRDRLADLRGDQLDAQGLLSLAEAEVLTPLDLAASREVEAAARQVATVTALVPLALADVAAALTSNLRMIRRIAEIYGGRSGFFGSWRLTRAVLSHLVATGAVAVGDDLLEPVLGGSILAKVSRRFGEGLVNGALTARVGVAAMEVCRPLPFSAAKRPKVRGIIKRALGGLFSKDD; from the coding sequence ATGGCACGGGGTCCGGTTCTGTTCGACCTTGAGGAGACCGCCGCGCCACGACCGCAGGTGGCGGCCGCGCCCCCGGTGCCCGACCTGTCGGACGCCGCGCCGAAGGGGCAGGCGATGCAGGTCGCGGCGCAGCTTGCCGCGCGGCGGCCCTCGCGGCTGGTGCGGCTGTTCTGGTGGCTGGCGACCGCGCTGATCGGTGCGCTGGTGTCCATCGCCGCCTGGAGCTTCATCGCGGGATTGATGGCGCAGTATCCGCTTTTGGGCTGGGCGATGACGGTACTGGTCGCGGCGTTCCTGCTGGTGCTGGGGCTGCTCTGCCTGCGCGAACTGGCCGCCTTCAGCCGCCTTGCCCGGCTTGACGGGCTTCACCATGACGCCGCGCAGGCGCTGGCGCAGGATGACCTTGCCGCGGCGCGCGGCGTGACGGATCGACTGGTCGCGCTTTACAAGGGGCGCGAGGATACCCGCTGGGGGCGGGACAGGCTGGCGGATCTGAGGGGCGACCAGCTTGACGCGCAGGGGCTGCTCTCGCTGGCCGAGGCCGAGGTGTTGACCCCGCTCGACCTTGCCGCCAGCCGCGAGGTGGAGGCAGCCGCACGACAGGTCGCGACCGTGACGGCGCTGGTCCCGCTGGCCCTGGCCGACGTGGCGGCGGCGCTGACATCGAACCTGCGGATGATACGGCGGATCGCGGAGATCTACGGCGGCCGCTCTGGCTTCTTCGGGTCATGGCGGCTGACGCGTGCCGTCCTGTCTCACCTCGTGGCCACCGGCGCGGTCGCGGTGGGCGACGACCTGCTGGAGCCGGTGCTGGGCGGGTCGATCCTGGCCAAGGTCAGCCGGCGGTTCGGCGAGGGGCTGGTCAACGGGGCGCTGACGGCGCGGGTCGGGGTCGCGGCGATGGAAGTCTGTCGGCCCTTGCCGTTCTCCGCCGCGAAACGGCCGAAGGTGCGCGGCATCATCAAGCGCGCCCTGGGCGGGCTGTTCTCGAAGGACGATTGA
- a CDS encoding efflux RND transporter periplasmic adaptor subunit translates to MRFIRQSMIGLFLAAATLGLLAYAVYMVGSALQERLSAETKAPPAQERVFSVNVLVPQAADIAPVIETFGEVQSRRLLELRTAVTGRVVELAENFEDGGAVEAGQVLVRLDPSDAEAAVERATSDISDAQAEQRDAERGLTLAQDSLAAAEDQAALRDRAFARQQDLDSRGVSTATATETAELAASTARLAVISSRQAAAAAEARVDQAATGLQRARIALAEAERRLADTTIDAPFSGTLSSTSVVVGRLVSANEQLAQLIDPEDLEVSFRLSTAQYARLLDGQGDLLRAGVTATLEVAGVDLTARGRISRASAAAGEGATGRLIFAALDDAAGFKTGDFVTVRVQEPVLRNVFRLPASALDAGESVLVLGPENRLEQVSVTLLRRQGDDVLVRGPVEGRQVVRERSPLLGAGIAVRPLDRAQPGPAAEPEETADMLELTEERRARLVAFVEANSAMPQEAKERVLARLSEPRVPAGMVERLESRMGG, encoded by the coding sequence ATGCGGTTTATCAGACAAAGTATGATCGGCCTTTTCCTTGCGGCGGCGACGCTCGGCCTGCTTGCATACGCCGTCTACATGGTGGGCAGCGCCCTGCAAGAGCGGCTGTCGGCCGAGACCAAGGCGCCGCCCGCGCAGGAGCGGGTGTTTTCCGTGAACGTGCTGGTACCGCAGGCCGCAGACATCGCGCCGGTGATCGAGACGTTCGGCGAAGTCCAGAGCCGCCGGCTGCTCGAATTGCGCACGGCCGTCACGGGGCGGGTCGTGGAACTGGCCGAGAATTTCGAGGATGGCGGCGCGGTCGAGGCCGGCCAGGTGCTTGTACGGCTCGATCCGAGCGATGCGGAAGCGGCGGTGGAGCGCGCGACCAGCGACATCTCGGATGCGCAGGCCGAACAGCGCGATGCGGAACGAGGGCTGACCCTGGCGCAGGATTCTCTGGCCGCCGCCGAGGATCAGGCCGCCCTGCGCGACCGTGCCTTCGCGCGGCAGCAGGATCTCGACAGCCGTGGCGTCAGTACCGCCACGGCGACCGAAACGGCCGAACTCGCGGCATCGACCGCGCGACTGGCCGTGATTTCCTCGCGGCAGGCGGCGGCTGCGGCCGAAGCCCGGGTCGATCAGGCCGCTACCGGCCTGCAACGGGCACGCATCGCCCTGGCCGAAGCCGAGCGTCGCCTGGCCGACACCACCATCGACGCCCCGTTTTCGGGCACCCTGTCCTCGACCTCGGTCGTGGTGGGCAGGCTGGTGTCTGCCAACGAACAGTTGGCACAGCTCATCGACCCCGAAGATCTGGAGGTTTCCTTTCGCCTCTCGACAGCGCAGTACGCGCGGTTGCTGGATGGACAGGGCGACCTGCTTCGCGCCGGGGTGACGGCGACGCTGGAGGTCGCCGGGGTGGACCTGACCGCACGGGGCCGCATCAGCCGCGCCAGCGCCGCCGCCGGAGAAGGGGCCACGGGCCGCCTGATCTTTGCCGCGCTCGATGACGCCGCCGGGTTCAAGACCGGCGATTTCGTGACGGTCCGGGTGCAGGAACCCGTTCTGCGGAATGTCTTTCGCCTGCCGGCCTCTGCGCTGGACGCTGGTGAAAGCGTTCTGGTGCTCGGCCCCGAGAACCGTCTGGAACAGGTATCGGTCACGCTCCTACGCCGTCAGGGCGACGATGTTCTGGTGCGCGGCCCGGTCGAGGGCCGGCAGGTTGTCCGCGAACGCTCGCCCCTTCTGGGCGCGGGAATCGCCGTCAGGCCGCTGGACAGGGCACAACCCGGCCCGGCCGCTGAACCGGAAGAGACCGCCGACATGCTGGAGCTGACGGAGGAACGCCGCGCCCGGCTGGTCGCCTTCGTGGAGGCGAACAGCGCCATGCCGCAAGAAGCGAAGGAACGCGTGTTGGCCCGGTTGTCGGAGCCGCGCGTTCCCGCCGGGATGGTGGAGCGGCTGGAAAGCCGCATGGGCGGCTAG
- a CDS encoding efflux RND transporter permease subunit — MARAITGKAGGLLSYFVRHRTAANLLLVLLLVAGAAAAPNMRAQFFPDVIVDNVTVTTVWDGAGADDVDAAIVQVLEPALLAVEGVESSESTSREGRGTVTLDFEPDWDMARAATDVQTAVDGITTLPEEAEDPNVRRGAWRDRVTDVVLTGPVAPEQLGRFADEFVTRLFAAGVTRTSIQGIAAPQTLIEVPSARLIAYDISMADIATAIAAEVDADPAGDVTGANARVRTGTAKRSPQEIAEIVLRSNPDGSKLTIGDLATVRSEGVDRLESYFVGPNPAVSVRVDRSDGGDAIGIQATVEEVAEALAATLPADVSVELIRTRAEAITGRLDLLIDNGLMGLGLVVLLLFLFLNARTAFWVAAGIPVAMGAAIALMYAAGLTFNMISLFGLIITLGIVVDDAIVVGEYADQRYKAGEGALQAAENAARRMAMPVFAATLTTIIAFYGLVIVGGRFGDLIQDIPFTVIAVLAASLVECFLILPNHMAHAMRAAAKEHWYDLPSRVVNRGFEFVRDRLFRPLMAGVIAARYVVLAGVVVVLASQITLFINGSVQWRFFNSPEQGSVSGSFAMAEGASREDTIEMMREMQRATEELGAKYADRYGVNPLDYVIAQIGGTSGRGLAGADNKDADLLGGISIELIDADLRPYSSFAFVADLQDRVVNHPLAETVSFRGWRSGPGGDALDVQFYGADTDTLKAAAEDLKSAMRSYPEVTAVEDNLAYDKEELILDLTPQGQALGFTIDALGRVLRNRLAGIEAATYPDGPRSATIRVELPEGELTADFLDRTQMRTPEGLYVPLADIVSVERRTGFSTVRRENGIRLISVTGDISEDDAARATEIQQALQDDILPRIASERQVEWRLSGLSEQESDFLSDALTGLILVLTGIYLVLAWIFGSWTRPLVVMAIIPFGLVGAIYGHALWDVPLSMFTVVGLLGMTGIIINDSIVLVTTIDEYAETRGLIPSIIDGAADRLRPVLLTTLTTVLGMAPLLYEQSQQAQFLKPTVITLVYGLGFGMALVLLVVPALVAAQHDLARQIAAMRRGVRAPLRSMRLGLLALWALVLAWGGLTLGWAAWRGAVHPVAGWVLPDAATGVQAALLVFLIGAAAIALAGYGIGALSYALAARRRRSVP; from the coding sequence GTGGCCCGCGCGATCACCGGCAAGGCGGGGGGGCTGCTGTCCTATTTCGTCCGGCACCGCACGGCGGCGAACCTCCTCTTGGTGCTCCTGCTGGTCGCCGGTGCCGCCGCCGCGCCGAACATGCGCGCGCAGTTCTTTCCCGACGTGATCGTCGACAATGTGACCGTCACGACCGTCTGGGACGGCGCCGGGGCCGACGACGTGGATGCCGCGATCGTGCAGGTGCTGGAGCCGGCGCTGCTTGCGGTGGAAGGGGTCGAAAGTTCGGAAAGCACCTCGCGCGAGGGACGGGGCACGGTCACGCTCGATTTCGAACCGGACTGGGACATGGCCCGCGCGGCAACGGACGTGCAGACGGCGGTGGATGGCATCACCACCCTTCCCGAAGAGGCCGAGGATCCCAACGTGCGGCGGGGCGCATGGCGGGACCGCGTGACGGACGTGGTCCTGACCGGGCCCGTCGCGCCGGAGCAGTTGGGCCGGTTCGCGGACGAGTTCGTGACGCGGCTCTTTGCCGCCGGGGTCACCCGAACCTCGATTCAGGGGATCGCGGCCCCGCAGACCCTGATCGAGGTGCCTTCCGCGCGGCTGATCGCCTACGACATCTCGATGGCCGACATCGCCACGGCGATCGCGGCCGAGGTCGATGCCGACCCTGCCGGCGACGTCACCGGGGCCAACGCGCGGGTTCGCACGGGCACGGCCAAGCGGTCGCCTCAGGAAATCGCCGAGATCGTGCTGCGATCGAACCCGGACGGGTCCAAGTTGACCATCGGTGACCTCGCCACCGTGCGCAGCGAGGGGGTGGACCGGCTGGAATCCTATTTCGTCGGTCCGAACCCGGCTGTGTCGGTACGGGTGGACCGGTCCGACGGGGGCGATGCCATCGGCATCCAGGCGACGGTCGAGGAGGTCGCGGAGGCACTGGCGGCGACGCTTCCGGCGGACGTGTCCGTCGAACTGATCCGCACCCGCGCCGAGGCAATCACCGGCAGGCTGGACCTGCTGATCGACAACGGGTTGATGGGGCTGGGGCTGGTCGTGCTGCTGCTGTTCCTGTTCCTGAACGCGCGCACCGCGTTCTGGGTGGCGGCGGGCATTCCCGTCGCCATGGGGGCGGCCATTGCCCTGATGTATGCCGCGGGGCTTACCTTCAACATGATCTCCCTGTTCGGGCTCATCATCACCCTGGGCATCGTGGTGGACGACGCCATCGTCGTGGGGGAATACGCCGATCAGCGGTACAAGGCGGGCGAAGGCGCGCTTCAGGCGGCCGAGAACGCGGCCCGGCGCATGGCGATGCCCGTGTTCGCCGCCACGCTCACGACGATCATCGCCTTCTACGGACTGGTGATCGTGGGCGGTCGGTTCGGCGATCTCATCCAGGACATCCCCTTTACCGTCATCGCGGTGCTGGCAGCGTCGCTGGTGGAATGTTTCCTGATATTGCCCAACCACATGGCCCACGCCATGCGCGCGGCGGCGAAAGAGCATTGGTACGATCTGCCGAGCCGGGTGGTGAACCGCGGCTTCGAATTCGTGCGCGATCGGCTTTTCCGGCCCCTGATGGCCGGGGTCATCGCCGCGCGTTACGTAGTGCTGGCGGGCGTGGTCGTGGTGCTGGCCTCGCAGATCACGCTATTCATAAACGGGTCGGTGCAGTGGCGCTTCTTCAACTCGCCCGAACAGGGCAGCGTGTCGGGCAGTTTCGCCATGGCCGAAGGCGCCAGCCGCGAAGACACCATCGAAATGATGCGCGAGATGCAGCGGGCCACCGAGGAGCTGGGTGCGAAATACGCCGACCGCTACGGGGTCAACCCGCTGGACTACGTCATCGCGCAGATCGGCGGCACGTCGGGCCGGGGGCTGGCGGGGGCCGACAACAAGGACGCGGATCTTCTCGGCGGCATCTCGATCGAACTGATCGACGCGGATCTGCGGCCCTATTCCAGTTTTGCCTTCGTGGCGGATCTTCAGGATCGGGTGGTCAACCACCCCCTCGCCGAAACCGTCAGCTTTCGCGGGTGGCGATCAGGGCCCGGCGGGGATGCGCTGGACGTGCAGTTCTACGGGGCGGACACCGACACGCTCAAGGCTGCGGCGGAGGATCTGAAGTCGGCGATGCGCAGCTACCCCGAGGTCACGGCCGTCGAGGACAATCTGGCCTACGACAAGGAAGAACTGATCCTCGACCTGACCCCGCAGGGACAGGCGCTTGGGTTTACCATCGATGCGCTGGGCAGGGTATTGCGCAATCGGCTGGCGGGGATAGAGGCCGCGACATATCCCGACGGGCCCCGTTCTGCCACGATACGGGTGGAGTTGCCCGAAGGCGAGTTGACCGCGGACTTCCTCGACCGGACGCAGATGCGCACACCCGAAGGGCTGTACGTGCCCCTGGCCGATATCGTCAGTGTCGAGAGGCGGACCGGCTTCAGCACCGTGCGGCGGGAAAACGGCATTCGGCTGATTTCCGTCACCGGCGACATTTCCGAGGATGACGCGGCCCGCGCGACGGAGATCCAGCAGGCGCTGCAGGACGACATTCTGCCGCGCATCGCCTCCGAACGGCAGGTCGAATGGCGGCTCTCCGGCCTGAGCGAGCAGGAAAGCGATTTTCTGAGCGATGCGTTGACGGGCCTGATCCTCGTGCTGACGGGTATCTACCTTGTCCTGGCCTGGATCTTCGGAAGCTGGACCCGTCCGCTGGTGGTGATGGCGATCATTCCCTTCGGGCTTGTGGGCGCCATATACGGCCACGCGCTGTGGGACGTGCCGCTGAGCATGTTCACGGTGGTCGGTCTGCTGGGCATGACGGGCATCATCATCAACGACTCCATCGTTCTGGTCACCACCATCGACGAATATGCCGAGACACGGGGCCTGATCCCCTCGATCATCGACGGCGCGGCGGACCGGCTGCGGCCGGTGTTGCTGACAACGCTGACCACCGTGCTGGGCATGGCGCCGCTGCTGTACGAGCAGAGCCAGCAGGCGCAGTTCCTGAAACCCACCGTCATCACGCTGGTCTACGGCCTCGGGTTCGGCATGGCGTTGGTGCTTCTGGTCGTGCCCGCGCTGGTGGCGGCCCAGCATGATCTGGCGCGCCAGATCGCGGCGATGCGGCGCGGGGTGCGCGCGCCCCTGCGCAGCATGCGGCTGGGGCTTCTTGCGCTCTGGGCACTGGTATTGGCCTGGGGCGGCCTGACGCTTGGCTGGGCCGCCTGGCGGGGGGCCGTGCATCCGGTGGCCGGGTGGGTGCTACCCGACGCGGCGACGGGCGTGCAGGCGGCGCTGCTGGTGTTCCTGATCGGCGCGGCAGCAATAGCGCTGGCCGGTTACGGGATCGGTGCGCTGTCCTACGCGCTTGCGGCGCGGCGGCGTCGGTCCGTTCCCTAG
- a CDS encoding protein-disulfide reductase DsbD domain-containing protein — MIRQLAFALVLCLATALPSLAQDGVGTPVTADILPGWVKPDGTRVAAIRFALAPGWKTYWRAPGDAGIPPQFDWTGSQNLRGVGITWPAPQVFREGGVLTIGYKNELVLPITLAPRDPGQPVRLDVTLDIGVCSDICVPQRLQVAATLDQSQRSPSPAIAAALAARAFSATEGDVRSATCALRPTADGFRIEARLDMPPTGGQELVVIEPGQAGVWASETDSTRSGRTLTATGELGADAGGAVAIDRSRITITVLGDRQAVEIRGCTGG; from the coding sequence ATGATCCGACAGCTTGCCTTCGCCCTGGTCCTCTGCCTAGCCACTGCCCTGCCAAGCCTTGCGCAGGACGGCGTCGGCACCCCGGTCACCGCCGACATCCTGCCCGGATGGGTCAAGCCCGACGGCACCCGTGTCGCGGCCATCCGCTTTGCCCTCGCACCGGGATGGAAGACCTACTGGCGCGCCCCCGGCGACGCGGGCATCCCCCCACAGTTCGACTGGACCGGTTCGCAAAACCTGCGCGGCGTCGGCATTACCTGGCCCGCGCCGCAGGTGTTCCGCGAGGGCGGCGTGCTGACCATCGGATACAAGAACGAACTGGTGCTGCCGATCACCCTGGCGCCCCGCGATCCGGGCCAGCCCGTAAGGCTGGATGTGACGCTGGACATCGGCGTGTGCAGCGACATCTGCGTTCCGCAACGCCTGCAGGTCGCCGCCACGCTCGATCAGTCGCAGCGCTCTCCCTCGCCCGCGATCGCCGCGGCCCTCGCGGCGCGCGCCTTTTCAGCGACCGAAGGCGATGTCCGCTCGGCCACCTGTGCCCTGCGCCCCACTGCAGACGGGTTCCGGATCGAGGCGCGACTGGACATGCCGCCAACCGGCGGTCAGGAGCTGGTGGTGATCGAACCCGGCCAGGCCGGTGTCTGGGCAAGCGAAACCGACAGCACACGGTCGGGCCGCACGTTGACCGCGACGGGAGAACTCGGCGCCGACGCGGGCGGCGCGGTGGCCATCGACCGGTCACGCATCACGATCACCGTTCTCGGAGACCGCCAGGCCGTCGAAATCCGCGGGTGCACCGGCGGCTAG